The bacterium genome includes the window TCGGGGAGCTTGCCGCCGATGGTCTGCTCGATGACCCGCGGGCCGGCAAAGCCGATCAGCGCCCGCGGCTCGGCGAGGATGACGTCGCCGAGCATCGCGAAGCTGGCGCTGACGCCGCCGGTGGTCGGGTCCGCGAGGATCGACAGGTACGGCTGCCCGGCCTTGCCGAGGCGCGCGAGCGCGGCCGCCGTCTTGGCCATCTGCATCAGCGAGAGCAGGCCCTCCTGCATCCGGGCGCCTCCCGAGCACGAGACGATGATCAGCGGCGTGCCCCGCAGCGCCGCGCGATCGGCCGCCCGCGCGATCCGCTCGCCGACGACGCTGCCCATGCTCCCGCCCATGAAGTCGAACTCGAACGAGCAGATCTGCACCCGGCGACCGAGGATCGCGGCCTCGCCGCAGAGGATCGCCTCGTTCAGGCCGCTCTTGCGCGCGG containing:
- a CDS encoding acetyl-CoA carboxylase carboxyltransferase subunit beta → HFRVGSEERVRLLVDEGSFVPHDEAVASADPLRFKDARRYPDRVREAARKSGLNEAILCGEAAILGRRVQICSFEFDFMGGSMGSVVGERIARAADRAALRGTPLIIVSCSGGARMQEGLLSLMQMAKTAAALARLGKAGQPYLSILADPTTGGVSASFAMLGDVILAEPRALIGFAGPRVIEQTIGGKLPEGFQRAEFLAAHGFVDIVTERARLRDTVARLLGFFAG